The Anaerolineae bacterium genome contains a region encoding:
- the erpA gene encoding iron-sulfur cluster insertion protein ErpA has translation MITLTEAAARKLREVLEQKGLAETHALRVFVTGGGCGGMQYGMTFDNKPREDDEVFEQHGLRILVDPISSFYISGSRIDYVDSLMGGGFHIENPNAVSTCGCGSSFRTSKTHTGEEPAPCGHY, from the coding sequence ATGATTACATTAACGGAGGCTGCTGCCCGAAAATTGCGGGAGGTGTTGGAACAGAAAGGACTTGCGGAGACTCACGCGCTTCGTGTGTTCGTGACCGGTGGTGGTTGTGGGGGCATGCAATACGGGATGACCTTTGACAATAAGCCGCGGGAAGATGACGAGGTCTTTGAGCAGCATGGGCTTCGTATCCTGGTGGATCCTATTAGTTCGTTCTATATCTCCGGCTCGCGCATTGATTATGTAGACAGCCTGATGGGTGGGGGATTCCACATCGAGAACCCGAACGCCGTATCCACATGCGGCTGCGGCAGCTCGTTCCGCACCAGTAAGACACATACGGGTGAGGAACCGGCTCCCTGCGGCCATTACTGA